The Strigops habroptila isolate Jane chromosome 13, bStrHab1.2.pri, whole genome shotgun sequence genome contains a region encoding:
- the EDN3 gene encoding endothelin-3, translated as MELGLLFLFGLTITSTAGSVLPRPRSLPVPVGAEPRSAALGQKEREQSESAALPAGGRARVDGGGLRPRARRCTCYTYKDKECVYYCHLDIIWINTPERTVPYGLSNYRGNFRGKRSTGEIQNTFQSSLRCSCLNAHDEQCMQFCRRMQDRRRNHGSMKETEEKDQGGEEEHTLIQ; from the exons ATGGAGCTGGGTTTATTGTTCCTTTTTGGACTTACAATTACGTCGACTGCAG GGTCCGtgctgccccggccccgctcgcTGCCGGTGCCGGTGGGCGCGGAGCCGCGCTCGGCGGCGCTGGGGCAGAAGGAGCGGGAGCAGAGCGAATCGGCGGCGCTGCCGGCCGGCGGCAGGGCCCGGGTGGACGGCGGGGGGCTGCGGCCCCGAGCCCGGCGCTGCACTTGCTACACGTACAAGGACAAGGAGTGCGTCTACTACTGCCACCTCGACATCATCTGGATCAACACCCCCGA GAGGACTGTACCATATGGGCTGTCTAACTACAGAGGCAATTTTAGAGGCAAAAGATCCACAGGGGAGATTCAAAATACTTTCCAGTCTTCACTTAGGTGTTCTTGTTTGAATGCTCATGATGAACAGTGTATGCAGTTTTGCAGAAGAATGCAAGACAGAAGAAG AAATCATGGATCAATGAAAGAGACAGAGGAGAAAGACCAGGGCGGGGAAGAAGAACACACTTTGATTCAGTAG